A window from Ferroacidibacillus organovorans encodes these proteins:
- a CDS encoding L7Ae/L30e/S12e/Gadd45 family ribosomal protein: protein MTVTDVFSLLGFAARSRQLVSGEEMTLRAIRTRSAGLVILSKDAGNNMAKKIADKCRYYQVPLVVCFDRSQLGKAIGKEARTAIAVTSPGFVKSIREALGEIQGVSAF, encoded by the coding sequence ATGACCGTGACTGATGTGTTTTCGCTCCTCGGTTTTGCAGCGCGTTCTCGCCAACTGGTGAGTGGAGAAGAGATGACACTGCGTGCGATTCGGACGCGCTCAGCGGGTCTTGTGATCCTGTCCAAAGACGCAGGGAACAACATGGCAAAAAAAATCGCTGACAAGTGTAGGTATTACCAAGTTCCTCTCGTCGTTTGTTTTGATCGGAGTCAACTGGGGAAGGCGATTGGTAAAGAGGCGCGGACCGCGATTGCGGTCACTTCTCCGGGATTCGTGAAAAGCATTCGCGAGGCGCTCGGTGAAATTCAGGGGGTGAGCGCATTTTGA
- the nusA gene encoding transcription termination factor NusA has translation MNADFMEALEQLEKERGISSEVVLEAIEAALISAYKRNFNSAQNVRVEIERTTGKIRVYARKTVVESPSDHRLEIAQEAAEQIDTRFQLGDIVELEVTPRDFGRIAAQTAKQVVTQRIREAERGIIYNAYADLEEEITSGVVTRMDHRNYYIDLERTEALLPVGEALPGEVLRIGDRIKALITRVEKTTKGPQIMLSRIHTGLLRRLFELEVPEIYDGVVEIKSLAREAGSRSKVAVYSRNPDVDPIGACVGPKGMRIQTIVNELCDEKIDVVEWSVDPGIFVASALSPAKVVDVEIVEGEKIARVVVPDHQLSLAIGKEGQNARLAAKLTGYKVDIKNESHLGRSQSVFAKLNLEAFAKD, from the coding sequence ATGAATGCCGATTTTATGGAAGCGCTCGAGCAGTTGGAAAAAGAGCGAGGGATTAGCAGTGAGGTCGTCCTTGAAGCGATCGAGGCGGCGCTTATTTCTGCGTATAAGCGCAATTTTAACTCAGCGCAAAATGTGCGTGTGGAAATCGAACGGACGACTGGAAAGATCCGCGTGTACGCGCGTAAAACCGTCGTTGAGTCACCCAGCGACCATCGCTTGGAGATTGCGCAAGAGGCTGCAGAACAGATCGACACACGATTTCAACTCGGCGATATCGTCGAGCTTGAGGTGACGCCGCGCGATTTTGGGCGCATCGCCGCGCAGACGGCAAAACAGGTTGTCACTCAACGCATCCGCGAGGCAGAGCGCGGAATTATCTACAATGCCTATGCGGATCTTGAAGAAGAGATCACGTCAGGCGTCGTAACGCGCATGGACCATCGAAATTATTATATCGATCTTGAGCGGACGGAGGCGCTTCTCCCTGTCGGAGAAGCGTTGCCAGGTGAAGTGCTGCGCATCGGAGATCGCATCAAGGCATTGATCACGCGTGTCGAAAAGACGACAAAGGGGCCGCAGATCATGTTGTCCCGCATTCACACGGGACTTTTGCGGCGGCTTTTTGAGCTTGAGGTGCCAGAAATCTATGATGGCGTGGTAGAAATCAAAAGTCTGGCGCGTGAGGCAGGGTCGCGTTCAAAGGTTGCCGTGTATTCGCGCAATCCGGATGTTGATCCAATCGGTGCGTGCGTCGGCCCTAAAGGGATGCGGATACAAACCATTGTAAACGAACTTTGCGACGAAAAGATCGACGTGGTGGAGTGGAGCGTCGATCCTGGAATTTTCGTGGCGAGCGCCCTGTCTCCTGCCAAAGTTGTCGACGTCGAGATTGTCGAGGGTGAAAAGATTGCGCGAGTGGTCGTTCCTGATCATCAACTTTCTTTGGCGATTGGAAAAGAGGGGCAGAACGCGCGACTTGCCGCAAAGTTGACAGGCTACAAAGTCGATATCAAAAATGAGAGTCATCTCGGCAGAAGCCAGTCTGTGTTTGCGAAGCTCAATCTGGAGGCGTTTGCAAAAGACTAG
- the rimP gene encoding ribosome maturation factor RimP, translated as MARQKVTDLVERLVAPVLRENGLELVETEYKKEGANWMLRVFIDRPQGAVDLDDCAKVSESLSILLDESDPIPNAYFLEVSSAGAERPLRKPRDFERAVGKRVYLSFYEPYLGHKEVEGTLLSFVDETLEIEVNDQRLPVLLDKVASARLSIVW; from the coding sequence ATGGCAAGGCAAAAGGTGACGGATCTCGTTGAGCGGTTGGTTGCTCCTGTCCTCCGCGAGAACGGCCTGGAATTGGTTGAGACAGAGTACAAAAAAGAAGGCGCCAATTGGATGTTGCGCGTCTTTATCGATCGTCCTCAGGGCGCCGTGGATCTTGATGACTGTGCGAAGGTGAGCGAGTCGCTTTCGATACTCCTTGATGAGTCGGACCCGATCCCGAATGCTTACTTCCTCGAAGTTTCCTCTGCAGGTGCGGAACGGCCATTGCGAAAACCACGCGATTTTGAGCGCGCTGTCGGCAAACGTGTCTATCTCAGTTTCTATGAACCATATCTAGGCCACAAAGAAGTAGAAGGTACACTTCTTTCTTTTGTGGATGAAACACTTGAGATTGAAGTCAACGATCAACGCCTGCCCGTTTTGCTCGATAAGGTTGCGAGCGCCAGGCTTTCGATCGTTTGGTGA
- the rnpM gene encoding RNase P modulator RnpM, whose translation MVPRKIPLRQCVGCQEMKPKREMTRVVLTQDGEISLDPTGKKAGRGAYLCANPDCLETAKKRRALDRGLKTSVPGEVYDTLSRHLRGDDRD comes from the coding sequence ATGGTGCCACGCAAAATACCGCTTCGTCAGTGTGTGGGTTGTCAAGAGATGAAACCAAAGCGTGAAATGACACGCGTGGTCCTCACACAAGATGGTGAAATCTCTCTTGACCCCACAGGGAAAAAGGCGGGTCGCGGCGCGTATCTTTGCGCCAATCCGGATTGTCTTGAAACGGCAAAAAAACGGCGTGCGCTGGATCGCGGACTGAAAACAAGCGTTCCCGGCGAAGTGTATGACACTTTGTCACGCCATCTAAGAGGTGATGACCGTGACTGA